A genomic window from Streptomyces mirabilis includes:
- the pqqB gene encoding pyrroloquinoline quinone biosynthesis protein PqqB, producing MKVVLLGTAAGGGFPQWNCACALCAAARDGKLPARTQESVALSGNSRDWWLLNASPDIRTQLTTTPALAPGPGPRDTPVRGVLLTDAEADHVAGLTVLRGGAGLKVYAAPPVLATLAPLRDLLDRYAPWEWADSLTEGGFVLSGGLVVTAHPLGPKAPKYVAGPDPDDRWVTAYRIEDLAGGGVLLYAPCLGAWTPELDDLLASADCALLDGTFFAPDEMGTAVRSRGGRQAAMGHLPVAGVRGSLAALARHSGPRRIYTHLNNTNPLLDPDSDARARVSAAGVEVLPDGAEFVV from the coding sequence TTGAAAGTCGTCCTGCTGGGCACGGCCGCCGGTGGCGGCTTCCCACAGTGGAACTGCGCGTGCGCGCTCTGCGCGGCCGCCCGCGACGGAAAACTGCCCGCGCGGACCCAGGAGTCCGTCGCCCTGAGCGGCAACTCCCGCGACTGGTGGCTGCTCAACGCCTCGCCCGACATCCGTACGCAGCTGACCACCACCCCGGCTCTCGCGCCCGGACCGGGGCCTCGGGACACCCCCGTACGGGGCGTGCTCCTGACCGACGCGGAAGCCGACCACGTCGCCGGGCTGACCGTCTTGCGCGGCGGAGCCGGGCTCAAGGTCTACGCCGCACCGCCCGTCCTCGCCACCCTGGCCCCCCTGCGTGACCTGCTCGACCGCTACGCCCCCTGGGAGTGGGCGGACAGCCTGACCGAGGGCGGATTCGTGCTGTCCGGCGGTCTGGTCGTCACCGCGCACCCCCTCGGTCCCAAGGCCCCGAAGTACGTCGCCGGCCCCGACCCGGACGACCGCTGGGTGACCGCGTACCGGATCGAGGACCTGGCAGGCGGCGGAGTGCTCCTGTACGCGCCCTGTCTGGGCGCCTGGACCCCGGAGCTGGACGACCTGCTCGCCTCGGCGGACTGCGCACTGCTCGACGGCACGTTCTTCGCGCCCGACGAGATGGGCACGGCCGTGCGCTCGCGGGGCGGGCGGCAGGCGGCGATGGGGCACCTTCCGGTGGCGGGCGTGCGCGGCAGCCTCGCGGCCCTCGCCCGTCATTCCGGCCCCCGACGGATCTACACGCACCTCAACAACACGAACCCGCTGCTCGACCCGGACTCGGACGCCCGGGCGCGGGTGAGCGCGGCGGGGGTCGAAGTGCTGCCGGACGGGGCCGAGTTCGTGGTGTGA